In Aspergillus oryzae RIB40 DNA, chromosome 6, one genomic interval encodes:
- a CDS encoding uncharacterized protein (predicted protein), with protein sequence MNPPGVEKAISLAAGTLMKGSGLEGTPMLYHQTDTLLEYHPRDLPFCITHHAPFHRHFAGVFSEALAAHAYGDADKAEHLARKQEVGIKLLKHRVNGHVLQISRLQGKLLLSYGVNAAKIREICPSIQLSSSSYHVESEIAEVFNTGGVTLFTAVARVDYFKNVDLLVDVAVALWSQNIAVRLFIAGGASMDSTELHELSKKVPRQFTRYATFRSKLSRTSLHALFRLAKDSGVFICPSRYETLGVTPLEAALSGVTSLIANSSHVEASRYFPERFRFQPVKEELCQTILNLQGRNLASLGEILRLHVEAQVSDQRFRMDLL encoded by the exons ATGAACCCCCCTGGTGTGGAGAAGGCCATCtctcttgctgctggtaCGCTCATGAAGGGCTCTGGCTTAGAAGGCACTCCCATGCTCTATCATCAGACAGACACCCTACTGGAATACCATCCCCGTGATTTGCCATTCTGTATCACTCATCATGCTCCGTTCCACCGGCATTTCGCTGGGGTTTTCTCGGAGGCATTGGCAGCGCACGCGTACGGGGATGCAGACAAGGCGGAGCACCTAGCACGAAAGCAAGAGGTAGGGATAAAACTGCTCAAGCACCGGGTGAATGGGCACGTGCTGCAGATTTCACGCCTACAGGGGAAGCTTCTCTTGTCTTACGGGGTGAACGCTGCGAAAATCAGGGAGATATGTCCTTCCATCCAGCTCTCTAGTTCAAGCTACCATGTCGAGAGCGAAATTGCGGAGGTGTTCAACACCGGCGGGGTTACGCTGTTCACGGCAGTTGCCCGGGTTGATTACTTCAAAAACGTGGATCTCCTTGTTGATGTAGCAGTAGCTCTGTGGTCTCAAAACATCGCTGTGCGACTCTTCATTGCTGGAGGTGCCAGTATGGACAGCACCGAGCTCCACGAACTGAGCAAGAAAGTACCCAGACAGTTCACTCGGTATGCAACGTTCAGATCTAAGTTGTCTCGGACATCCCTTCACGCTCTGTTCCGCCTGGCAAAAGATAGTGGGGTTTTCATCTGTCCCTCTCGCTATGAGACACTGGGAGTCACACCCTTGGAAGCAGCCCTAAGCGGGGTGACCAGCCTCATCGCTAATTCTAGTCACGTTGAGGCATCAAGATACTTTCCAGAGAGATTCCGTTTTCAGCCAGTCAAAGAGGAGCTATGTCAAACAATTTTGAACTTACAAGGTCGAAATTTGGCGTCTTTGGGAGAAATACTTCGACTCCATGTGGAAGCCCAGGTCTCCGATCAGCGATTCCGGATGGATTT ACTGTGA
- a CDS encoding uncharacterized protein (predicted protein), whose protein sequence is MANLQSVREPRNREMKILILGLARTGTSSLTAALQQLGYSPYDWPDRCVLGHLPRWTEGLQAKYLSRGRPLEADEMDQLTSNFDVLRSIPYPSAFSMYHLG, encoded by the exons ATGGCTAACCTCCAGAGCGTTCGAGAGCCTCGAAACAGGGAAATGAAGATACTGATCCTTGGACTAGCCCGCACCGGCACGTCAT CTCTCACCGCCGCCCTCCAACAATTGGGATACAGTCCCTATGACTGGCCCGACCGATGTGTGCTCGGTCACCTCCCTCGGTGGACCGAAGGCCTCCAAGCGAAATACCTAAGCCGTGGCCGACCACTCGAAGCCGACGAGATGGACCAACTCACCAGTAACTTTGACGTACTGCGCTCCATTCCTTATCCTTCAGCTTTCTCTATGTACCATCTTGGCTGA
- a CDS encoding uncharacterized protein (predicted protein), with amino-acid sequence MQDTVFAVARWPFWRILAYTDPRYAGAIVQHHITLWDEIWGGDEGERCREKFVEHYNYVRKVVPPRRLLEYQVQEGWGPLCRFLEVEEPKEPFPVVHTGSQFMRTAARGWWDCVGRSIRNVTAAAVCLWILVYGFFWGLETSAKGCSPSRRVTDLIDS; translated from the exons ATGCAAGACACCGTATTCGCCGTCGCGCGATGGCCATTCTGGAGAATCCTGGCATACACGGATCCGCGCTACGCAGGGGCAATCGTGCAGCATCACATTACTCTGTGGGATGAGAtctggggaggagatgaaggagagagatgTCGGGAGAAGTTCGTGGAGCACTACAATTATGTACGGAAGGTTGTGCCGCCGCGGCGACTGCTGGAGTATCAAGTGCAGGAAGGATGGGGACCTCTGTGTCGGTTtctggaggtggaggagccCAAGGAGCCATTTCCGGTTGTTCATACGGGGTCACAGTTTATGAGAACTGCTGCGAGGGGGTGGTGGGATTGTGTTGGGAGGAGTATTAGAAATGTGACAGCAGCAGCGGTCTGCCTGTGGATTTTGGTGTATGGGTTCTTTTGGGGACTGGAG ACTAGTGCAAAAGGCTGCTCGCCGAGTCGCCGAGTCACCGACTTGATTGACTCTTAG
- a CDS encoding aminotransferase-like domain-containing protein (aromatic amino acid aminotransferase and related proteins) produces MASSRSVSRRSPVPKFRGRVGKTRNDTAIQKSEAPQSACTGASEKRRLLNEIYERRAKAGKLVAGVAAKSNSDLFKATGAGKPKAKRYDSHFSSECKSRLPCVLQQTAGYLKTPGLISLGGGLPSSEYFPFYECTLRVPKPPHFSEKDALSPDSPTAQTVSIGKYDVNNDLSEYDLSIALNYGQSTGSPQMTRFITEHTELVSNPPYADWKVCLTVGNTSALEQTVRMLCDRGRNDSILTEEYTFSSALETFAPQGIKAFGIKMDEEGLLPKNMDVVLSSWDETVRGARKPHLLYTVPSGQNPTGATQSLKRRREIYAVCQKHDIYVIEDEPYYFIQMPHFEGKGTPAQKSSEDIESFLAGLVPSYLSLDVDGRVLRMDSFSKVLMPGSRLGWITASAQVIERYINHAEVANHGPSGISQLMLWKLLDETWGHEGYLKWLMDLKNNYTRRRDMLLAACEQFLPKAIVSWTPPTAGMFLWLKVDHSKHPEYPRRSIEELEEEIFLQGISNGVLCTRGAWFRTEPNTPASGMFFRTTFASASEEAMATAIQRLGQAIRQSYRIE; encoded by the exons ATGGC ATCGTCGAGATCGGTCAGCCGCCGAAGCCCGGTACCCAAATTTAGAGGCCGAGTAGGAAAGACACGCAATGATACTGCCATACAGAAAAGCGAAGCTC CTCAATCGGCTTGCACAGGAGCTTCTGAAAAACGGAGACTTCTGAACGAGATCTACGAAAGAAGAGCCAAAGCTGGTAAACTTGTCGCTGGTGTGGCTGCTAAATCCAACAGTGACTTGTTCAAGGCTACG GGAGCTGGAAAGCCGAAAGCTAAACGCTATGACT CTCATTTCAGCTCGGAGTGCAAGTCACGATTGCCCTGTGTGCTTCAACAAACCGCTGGCTACCTCAAAACCCCGGGGCTTATTTCTCTCGGGGGTGGGCTCCCCTCTAGCGAATACTTTCCGTTCTATGAATGCACACTTCGTGTGCCCAAACCGCCACATTTTTCCGAGAAAGATGCGCTATCGCCCGATAGTCCTACAGCCCAGACTGTCAGCATTGGGAAATACGACGTTAATAATGACCTCTCAGAGTATGACCTCTCTATTGCGCTGAACTATGGGCAGTCAACGGGCTCACCCCAGATGACGCGCTTCATTACCGAACACACCGAGCTAGTCTCTAACCCGCCCTATGCCGACTGGAAAGTCTGTTTGACGGTCGGAAACACCAGTGCCCTCGAGCAAACGGTCCGCATGCTCTGCGATCGTGGACGGAATGACTCCATTCTTACAGAAGAATATACTTTCTCCAGCGCACTTGAAACATTCGCACCCCAAGGCATCAAAGCCTTCGGCATCAAAATGGACGAAGAAGGACTCTTACCGAAGAACATGGATGTTGTCCTCAGTTCTTGGGATGAGACAGTCCGTGGCGCCCGAAAACCACACCTTCTATATACTGTTCCCTCGGGACAGAACCCAACGGGCGCGACCCAAAGTCTCAAGCGACGTCGCGAAATCTATGCAGTCTGCCAGAAGCATGACATTTACGTAATTGAAGATGAGCCATACTACTTCATTCAAATGCCCCATTTCGAGGGAAAGGGCACCCCTGCACAAAAGTCTTCCGAAGACATTGAATCTTTTCTGGCGGGGCTTGTCCCCTCGTATCTGAGCCTTGACGTCGACGGCCGAGTACTGCGTATGGATTCTTTCTCGAAAGTGCTCATGCCAGGATCGAGATTGGGATGGATTACAGCCAGCGCACAAGTAATCGAGCGATATATTAACCACGCCGAGGTTGCTAACCATGGCCCAAGTGGGATCTCACAACTCATGCTCTGGAAGCTGCTTGATGAGACCTGGGGACATGAGGGATACCTGAAATGGTTGATGGATCTGAAAAACAACTATACCAGAAGGAGGGATATGCTGCTTGCCGCTTGCGAGCAGTTTTTGCCCAAAGCCATTGTTAGTTGGACGCCGCCCACAGCGGGCATGTTC CTCTGGCTCAAGGTAGACCATTCAAAACATCCAGAATACCCCCGTCGTTCCATCGAAGAGCTCGAGGAAGAGATTTTCCTCCAGGGTATTAGCAATGGCGTGCTCTGCACTCGCGGCGCCTGGTTCCGCACTGAACCGAACACGCCTGCGAGTGGGATGTTTTTCCGTACAACATTTGCAAGTGCCAGTgaggaagccatggccactgCCATTCAGCGACTGGGCCAGGCGATCCGCCAGTCATATCGAATCGAGTAA
- a CDS encoding uncharacterized protein (predicted protein), giving the protein MSTFVDYELSDAKWFSFEELMAPWTSDPLLEPVLSRAIHFKRRAQIQFTTTGSRSPRLEVLLQLIRDGSTISEELEAAAISVRRSSDPNMSSHQQLTTFNGMFEVSTKTTEAIVRSLYRTVRYRVVELVRGLVARIGDGEDYSASCEFDSQVCSSEELAMILEQIHGDICAVLGLDPEHHAGDDNQGLAHRVFGMFFPITVLMFSSSAGEEKRVWFQEKLRCMGEKTGLGLATWAAQKWNSHLCIPC; this is encoded by the coding sequence ATGAGTACGTTTGTCGACTATGAGCTCAGCGATGCGAAGTGGTTCTCCTTCGAGGAATTGATGGCTCCGTGGACGAGCGACCCCCTTTTGGAGCCAGTACTTAGTCGGGCAATCCATTTCAAAAGGCGGGCTCAAATTCAATTCACTACAACGGGTTCCCGATCACCCAGATTGGAGGTACTACTGCAGCTAATCAGGGATGGTTCCACCATCAGCGAGGAGCTTGAAGCGGCCGCCATCAGCGTTAGACGCTCTTCCGATCCGAATATGTCTTCACATCAGCAACTGACAACATTCAATGGCATGTTTGAAGTGTCCACCAAAACAACGGAGGCGATAGTGAGAAGCCTATACCGGACTGTCAGATACCGTGTGGTCGAGTTGGTCCGTGGCCTTGTGGCTCGCATAGGGGACGGAGAAGATTACAGCGCTAGCTGCGAATTCGACAGTCAGGTTTGCTCGTCAGAAGAGCTCGCTATGATCCTTGAACAGATCCATGGGGATATTTGCGCTGTTCTTGGCCTCGATCCTGAGCACCATGCTGGCGACGACAATCAGGGATTGGCTCATCGAGTGTTTGGAATGTTCTTCCCCATAACAGTCCTGATGTTCTCATCGTCAGCTGGGGAAGAAAAACGAGTGTGGTTTCAAGAGAAACTACGATGCATGGGTGAGAAGACTGGACTGGGCCTGGCAACATGGGCAGCACAAAAGTGGAATAGCCACCTCTGTATCCCATGCTAA